The genomic interval CTTCAATTCTTATTTTTTCCTTGGGCCCTGCCAGCAGCTGCAACGCCCTGTGTCAAATACGTGGGCCCTCCCGAACAACCTTTTCTCAGACACTTCTTCCCGCCCTGAAGGCACAGCATAGGAATATCGCCTGGCGATCCATTTTTTCACCTCTGCCCTCGCGTTCGACGAGCTCCCTCGCGTATTCGGAGCACACCTCCATTCCAAGCAACACGACCACAATCTAGATCGCCTGCTATCCACCGTCAATTTACTCCACTGCCACGCAGCTGTGGATAAGAACCCCGTGCTATCGAAGGTCCCGGTAGCTCAGCCTCTCACCACTGGACCTCCGTTCCGTCACTCTCACAGCTCAGTAATCAACACCTGGACACGCCCACTTTGTCTCGCCGCTGAAGCATGCTTTAGAGACATTCCGACCGTCTGACGAATTTGCCAGTCGCGCTCCCATTCCGCCCACACGTCACCTTGAGATATTCTTCAGGATGCATCTTCCCCGCCTGTCACCGTCTATAGAGTTCACCAGTCGCCAGTCTCACAGCCCACGCCAGTCTTCATCATAATTTGGTCAAGATCACAAGCATGGGGTGGCTATTTCGGCGGAAGAGCCGCTGGAAGCGAGCCCATCAGAACGCATCCGATATCGAACAGTTCCGTGGCCGAGCCGAATCCGCATTACCACCACGAACTCAGACATTCCCAGATGCCATGATATCAGCGTTCCCCTCCATGTCAGAGCGCCAGGGAATCAAGAAGCAGCGAATCGAGCCTAAGAAGCTCCAACGGCGAGCACGAACCTACAGTTTCTCGCCTGGCCGTGATGACTCCATCCAGGTGGGCCGCTCCAAGAGCTCCAAGAACAAACGGGCAGCAGGCGCATCCTTGCCCGCTGCTTCAAGAGTGGCAAATTATGGCAACGGGGAACAGCTCGATGTCGGGTTAggagctgctgaggaggaaatTTTACGGCGTGTTCCCACGCTTCACAACAAGCGCGATGGCGATCATTTACCGCGGAAAAAGTCGAGCAAGAAGCAGAAAAGAGAGGTTGACCATCAGCGTGAGGCTGAAATCAGGGCCATGAGCAACTTGATACCTGTCCGACCTGCCGCTGAGGACTGGATGGCCGGGCGCCCtatgaagaaagaaagccGGAGGATCAAATCAGGCATGGGGATAGTTCGAGGATCGGACTGGGAGAAACGAAATCGGTCTTCAGAAATATCCCTTCCAGCACCAGGATCAATTGACTCGGCGCTTTCTTCAGACTCGGATTTCATGTCATTCAGGGTTTCTGCACTAGAGGCCCTAGCACCACGCCCCACAATACGCTGCACCACACATCCCAGGCTTGCTGGCGACGGCACCGGTCTTGCCAGGAAACCATCGCAACGACAGAATGACAACCGGAAATCGCCAGCCAACATCCCCGAGGCTACTCTCAAAGCCCATAAGCGGGTTGCCAACCTCGCTGATGACTTGAGTGCTAGCGACCTGCGGGAGCTCATGGAACGAGATCAacgaagaagagaaagaaaacgaCAACTTGAACAAGAGAAGATTGAAGCAAGACTTGCAAGGAGGGCAGAAAAGCAGCGGGCTGCTGAAGCTGCAGCTCAGGCACAGGGGAGAGACTCGCCTCCAAACTTGGAAAGAGGAGTGCTAGGTCGTGAGATTCCGGATTTGGGAGCCAATGCTACTTCTGCTGTTGTTACTTCGACTAGGATACGGGACTCTCAGGATCAGCTGCAAGAAGCCCAGGCAAAGCCCCTCAGCACCGACTGTGGTGATATTGCCATTGACGAACCGCGTGTGCCTCCTCTCTCCGCCTTTCACCGAGTTGACAGCATCCCATTGCAGACACCCGAACTACCACAGGCGCCGAAGGAAAAGCCTCTACCCCCACTAGCAAGCCCAAGATCCCGAAGCTCCTTCCTGCATGCTAAATTGCGGCGTTCAAAGTCACCACTCGGCTCAGAAACACGTACCGAAAACACGGAATCGCTGAAGAAAGGGTCAGAGACGAGTGGTTCTAAAGGCCCACTGTCCTGGGCCTCATTCTTCAGATGGGGCAAGAACAGGCGTCACTCTGCAGGCCCGTCGTCTTTCTCGAACACGTCGAGGGACTCTATGCAAACGTCTCAGATaccaaccccgccacctAATTTCATACCACGACGGGTCAGCTCAGGAGTACCGAAACGAACCATGTCTCGGTTCCGCGAAGACTTGCCAGAGTCTCCAATGTCACCACCGGACTCGAGAATCCAATCGCCAGAAGTTGACGTGATCCCCCCCATCGCTGAAACTTCACCTGATCTCCCACAGCCCGATGAGGATCCAGATCAGTTACCAACGCCTCCCGCCGAACGATATGATACTCCCATGACGGACCCCCGGTCATTTGAAGATATGCGCAACACCCCGTCTACAGTCAACCACCCGGATGAGCCTGCTGGTGTCTCGCCTGAACCTCAGGCCATGTCGCTAGCATCCATTGACTCTGAGGCTTCCTGGTTCTCAGGGGGAGCGTTGGCTAAGAAGCGGAAGTCGTCGAGTGTCCTGAAACGCGGCTCCCATGCGCAGCTACAGCGATACACGCCCGAATCTGACAGTGGGCGCTTACAAGAAAACGATCACGCCAACGAGGACATGGAAATCACGGAGGACGATTACTTGGCACGCCTTACCCCGTTGCAAAGCGAGAGGCCTGGTTGGAATAGAAAGTCAACCGGCGAAGCAAGGCCGTCGAGCgattgggaagaggaagcccACTGGGGCAGTGTCGGCCAGCAGCCCACTCTTGTCCATTCTCATACAGTTGGCAGGATGAAGAGTCGGGAGGGTCTCCTCAATAATTTTGGTGAGGATACGGCAAGCACCCATGAAGCAGAGGTACTCGGCGCTGAAAGTCCAGTTGACGAAGGCAACGGGCTGCAACGAGCTACAAGCATCAACCTCGGCAAAGGCCATGCAAGGCACATCAGCGCCGGGAGCGCGAGGCTGCTCTCCATAACACCCCGCTCATCAGTGGATGGTAGGCGCACAAGCCTGACGCTGAAGCGCATGAGCTCTTGAGGGttgaggggagaggagagaggctAAGCGATGAAGAAGTTGCGAACGGTTATGGCTGATCCTGATACACACCTACACTCTTTTGACATTTCCTTACCTGTTCACACACCGACGGACTTTTCCTATCACCACCGACCACTATTCATTCAttaccttttcttttcctacAATTTAACACATCTACCAACCCTTACAAAAAACTTGAAACACCAAAAACCTACAACACTAGTCATCCGGATCAGccatgcccaccaccatcttaCCTCCTACCATCAGTTCATCACTCCACGCTTTGGAAAACCCTCCCTTATATCATATCAGGCTTTCATCTCTCACCAAATACCCTCGAATCCTTcaccttttctctttctctgctGTCATTTACTATTTTGTTTATACCCATTTTTTTGGCTTGAATTTGTCAGGATCACGGCACGATACCCCCCTCATGTATGTAAAACGGTTTCATCTCTCGGTTTCGTCCCGGTCCCTTTGATAGAGATTTCGGGAGGAAGGAAAAAATTGCACGGAAATAGAGACGGGACGGGAGGGATGGAGTTGCGTTGGCTTTTTGTGCATTTTCTCCCAGTTTGTTACTCGCACGGCGGAAACACGGCGGGCACATCATTACTTGGTGGAGGCATGGAAGGGGAGATATACCGGCATTTTAGAAGGGGAGACGATTCGCGTGGGGGAGTGGAAATTGAAGCAAGTTACCATATTGTGCAAGACGTCAGTGCGAATGTTTCTCTTGAAGATCGACGAGAACCATGTGGCCCATTTATGACAGAATAGTGACAATTCGTGCATCAAACACCTCGTTGATGCCTTCGAATGAACCCCTTGGAGTTTGCAAGAACAAGCAGAGATCTAATCATTCATCTCTTACTTGAATCCCAAAATCACCCTGCAAAGACATCAAGTGGATTCAAGGGCCGCTGGTCTAGTGGTATGATTCTCGCTTAGGGTGACACCCTACAGCAATGTTTGCGAGAGGTCCCGGGTTCAATCCCCGGGTGGCCCCcacctttttctctcccTTGTTTTGCCCCTCATATTGCCCCTCTAACCACAATGCCTGCCGGCTGCTGCATTTTTTCCCctgtaaaaaaaaacaaaaaaaaaaccggtATGGTTACTTTGCGCCGCTGTTGTATGCCTCATGGGAAGTAGGAATTGGGTGTGCGCAGAAAGCAAGATGGTTTCACCAGACGAAGTCTCGGAAGCTAATATGGTATAAACtctgggagggagggcaTATATTTGAAGATGAGGGGGCGCTGGACGTGCGAAACAGCTTACTTAGATGGTAGTGTTAAGTTTACACTGGGACATCATCCTTCACATGTCAGACACACACAAAAGCAGCTCCCACAACCTGAGACATCTTTAGAAGTTCCACAAACTTaatttcttcatcttcttaTCTGCATGCAAGCTGGGTATTTATTCTTCCCTCCGCTCTatccccttcccttttccacATCCCTCGTCTTTAAAGCGAAGGAGGCTCAGGGTGCTCCCCACCACTGCTAGCACCAGCACCGCTCCCACCGAGGTACTTCCTAAGCAGGTTCAGCAGcgcgggggggttggcgcCCATGAGCTCGTCGACGCGGTCGCCGTCCTTGTAGAAGATGAAGGTGGGCATGGCGCGGATGCCGAGCTCCTGAGCGAGTTCGGGGAGGTGGTCGACGTCGAACTTGCAAAAGTAGATCTTGTCCTTGAACTCGGGGTCCTCGGCCCACCTGTTTTGTTTGACACAAAGCCTGTTAGTATTTTGCTTGGGACATCGGGAGTGATGTAgtagacaaaagaaaaagaacctTGAAAGCAGGGCGTGATGTGGTGAGAGGACGTACTTTGCGATCTGGGGCGCGATGGCCTTGCACGGGCCACACCAGGTAGCGAAggcgtcgacgacgacgacggggtggGCGGCGACGGCCTCCTTGAACTGGCCGGCTGTTTCGAAGATGTGGACCGTcattttgggggttgtggttgtgaaggCTCTTGGTTTAGTGACGGaggatgttggggttgtttgagggAACGCAGGGCGCAGTGATTGTAATGGTGACgatgttcttgttgttgttcggAGAGCGGATCGGAAAGCTGTGGTGGTAGCTGGGCGGGCGAGGAGTCGGAatgacatcttcaacaaaaGAAAGGTGCGGGGTGGGATGtggctggggaggtgaggctTATAACGGCTTTTTGGTTATTGGAACGAATTACTCCGACAGCCAAGTTACAGAGAGTCACAAGCCTGGTTTCAAAGAAAAGGTGTGTGGATGGCTGTGGAATTGGCTGCAAGTTTGGACTGCTTGCCGGCCGTCAATGAGTGATGATGTAAGAGAGGGATTTGTCACCGAGCTTTAGGAGGTTCTCGATGCTGGTGGCCGATCTTGGCGATGACgcgaaggaggtggattACGCGATCTTACGGTAAGTGAAGGCTTGAGACCTAAGCGAGCCAATTGTGGTATCCAATTGCTGACGTTACGGTAAGCCCGTGTTACCCGAGACAATTCCAGAAGACCGGCAGAATATTGGTTGATTCCTCATCATTGCGCAACTGCACGACAGCGATGGCGCCGGAGAAGCAGGTGGCGAGCGATCTCAAATCAGATACTATTTTGAGACAATTCCCCAGACGCAATTCCAAATATCGAGATCAGCACGTCCTTTTGCTGCAAATGTCGGAAACTTGGGCAATCCCTTGTCGAAGCTTCAACTTACCTCGAGCTTGGATCCATGGCACCTTCTGGGTTTTCCAAATCGAACATCGTCGCCAGAATTGACATAGAATACCGATCACGATCAGTCGACATGCATCAACGAAAGCCCTTCACGGGACTGTGATGTTATTTGGTATAATTAACACACTGTATTACATCCATCACTAGATCCCTTCATTACATCCCCCACGATCTCTGCCAGACAGACTTATGTGAAAACAGCATTCTCGCAAGGCCCACCAGTAGGGCATTTGGCATAAAGGCTCAaccaagcatcaccaccgcagAACTGGCCGCTGTCACCACTGCACCTGTAATCACACTTGGCTAAACTGACAAGCGTCGTTAGAGGCTGTCTGGTCGGCGCATAGCTGTTTCCGCACCAGCACTCGCGCCTCCACTCGGTACCAGCATACGCCCAACCATTGGCGCCGCAGAAGGCCATGCAAGCCTCGTTGGTCATGGTGTCGGACCCCAACAGCGCACCCGACAGTGTGCGGAATGGGCCGTCAGTAGTCCAGCGCTCCTCCGGGGCGCAGCCGATGTAGCGCCAACCGAGGGAGGTCATGTCGGTGTAGGGGAGAACTccggaggtggaggtggaggtgggggcggtggaggtgctggtgctggtcaaggtcgaggtcgaggacgaggaaggaggcacgacggaagaggaggacgaggtcgagCTGACTGTCACGGTGGAAAAGGTTGTGCTTGGGCCGCCgtcgagggtggggaggacgaCCAAGGTTACCTTGATGCACTCTCTGTTGACGTCGATGACTACAAGGCATTTGTTAGGGAAACGGTTCCGAAGATTGGGTAGGGAGAAAGCTTACGAGTGTTGCCGGGCGGGTCATAACGGAACTCGTGAGAGCCGTCGAAGGAGTGGCGGACACAGATGTGACCACCAAGAGGTTCACCCTCCCACTGAACGAACCTCAGCTCGACCTGAAGGAGGCCGGTGTCCGGGTTGCAAGCATATGTGGGTTGGAAAATAGCGTCAGGATCCGGACGGGCAGTCGAGAACAGCTTGGTGGTGTGATCGATTTCGGACCACTGTGTGGGAAGTTGTTAGTCATGTCTGGGAAGAACGAGACAGGAATCAAGAGCTCACCTCTCCGCCAATGACGAGACGAATGTTCTTCCGAACGTTGAACACGACACCATCCACCAGCGTGAAGTCGTATGTGGGCTCGCCAACTGGCCCGATGAACAAATGCtggtcaccaccaccagcttcgAACAAGTTCATGTACTTGTTGTGCACTTCAGGCCGGCTAGCATTTTGGACCTGGATCCGGAAGTGAGAGGGGATGTCGTCGGAGAGGGGCGTAGTAGGGATGGTGCACTGAGCCGAGGCGAAGGCGGCTCCGGCAACGAGGCCCGCTGAGATGGTCTTGAGGTTCAACATGTTGTCGACGACTTTCACAAACCTGTCTGGTGAATCCTTCCCGACAAGTTGGGGATCCGGCTCATTCTTATACCCTTCACCAGACACCCCGGAAGGTCGGATCCCTCTTCGCTGTACCCATGGGGCCCAAAATCACCAGGCTCCCGTCCCTGGCGAGTGTTGCAAAAGGTCCAGAGGCGGCACTCCTTGGCAGCATGCATCACCAGGGCCCAAAGCCATGATAGCTCCTGGAGCTGAACTGCCAACGAGGCAGCCTTTTTGCATTATGCCTGCTCAAATGGTCCAAGTGCCCCACATTCAGTACATTATAGAGAAACCCTGCGATCCGCAATCTGTGGTCCGGCTGACCAGTCCGAGCGATCAATTCAGCCCAGCGGTGCCAATGTCACATCGCGGGGGGGTCTGGGGAGACGACGTTGCGGCGTCAGGGTCCTTCCGGATTCGTGTACAGTACCAATATTGAGCGGGGGAGCTAGGTGTATATATCTTGGCATCATGTAggttgtttttttccttgcCAACTTTCACCGAGTTTGCCGTTGGGGGAAGGATTGGTGTTGCTATTCGCGACTCTTTCTCCGAGTTCGTATCCACAACGACGGCTGCAGGTGagtggcttttttttttttttttgacggGCTTGCTTGTCGTTCGACAGCGGGCGCTACACCAACGAGCTGCCCCTCATTTCCCCACGGCCCAATGGCGGTTTTCTGGGGTAAGCTGTGCTGCCCAACAGTGGGAATGCTGTGTCACGGGCTAACAGAAAAGCTTCGGTGCGGCGGTGggcttgtcttgtcttgtctgtgCCTGTCATCTCATCTTGGGcgcccccttcctcgccgggAATGGACATTTTGATTCCAATATCAAGTACTGTAAATCAGCCGCAGCACTAGGAGATACCAAGAGGGTGTGTAGCGCATCTCTTTTCATCCCGCCACCCGACAATACACATTGCCCATCACCATGTGATGTTGACCCCCTTTAACACCGTACGGCCTGCCGCCTGCAGCGGTTCCTGAGAAGAATTCCCAAGATGCTCGGGCTGGAATGTACGCCAAGGAACGAGTGGTTACACTATGGGATCTCTGCATGAAGAGCCTCGCGTATGGAACGAACGGCGCAAGCAAgtctgtggtggtgttgcggtcAGCGTTGGGGCAGGGGgcctggtgctggtggtgttcgGACTTGAATGGTGGGTGAGATGGAAAGC from Podospora pseudoanserina strain CBS 124.78 chromosome 6, whole genome shotgun sequence carries:
- a CDS encoding hypothetical protein (EggNog:ENOG503P0MX), giving the protein MGWLFRRKSRWKRAHQNASDIEQFRGRAESALPPRTQTFPDAMISAFPSMSERQGIKKQRIEPKKLQRRARTYSFSPGRDDSIQVGRSKSSKNKRAAGASLPAASRVANYGNGEQLDVGLGAAEEEILRRVPTLHNKRDGDHLPRKKSSKKQKREVDHQREAEIRAMSNLIPVRPAAEDWMAGRPMKKESRRIKSGMGIVRGSDWEKRNRSSEISLPAPGSIDSALSSDSDFMSFRVSALEALAPRPTIRCTTHPRLAGDGTGLARKPSQRQNDNRKSPANIPEATLKAHKRVANLADDLSASDLRELMERDQRRRERKRQLEQEKIEARLARRAEKQRAAEAAAQAQGRDSPPNLERGVLGREIPDLGANATSAVVTSTRIRDSQDQLQEAQAKPLSTDCGDIAIDEPRVPPLSAFHRVDSIPLQTPELPQAPKEKPLPPLASPRSRSSFLHAKLRRSKSPLGSETRTENTESLKKGSETSGSKGPLSWASFFRWGKNRRHSAGPSSFSNTSRDSMQTSQIPTPPPNFIPRRVSSGVPKRTMSRFREDLPESPMSPPDSRIQSPEVDVIPPIAETSPDLPQPDEDPDQLPTPPAERYDTPMTDPRSFEDMRNTPSTVNHPDEPAGVSPEPQAMSLASIDSEASWFSGGALAKKRKSSSVLKRGSHAQLQRYTPESDSGRLQENDHANEDMEITEDDYLARLTPLQSERPGWNRKSTGEARPSSDWEEEAHWGSVGQQPTLVHSHTVGRMKSREGLLNNFGEDTASTHEAEVLGAESPVDEGNGLQRATSINLGKGHARHISAGSARLLSITPRSSVDGRRTSLTLKRMSS
- the TRX1 gene encoding thioredoxin trx1 (COG:O; EggNog:ENOG503P5A0), with product MSFRLLARPATTTAFRSALRTTTRTSSPLQSLRPAFPQTTPTSSVTKPRAFTTTTPKMTVHIFETAGQFKEAVAAHPVVVVDAFATWCGPCKAIAPQIAKWAEDPEFKDKIYFCKFDVDHLPELAQELGIRAMPTFIFYKDGDRVDELMGANPPALLNLLRKYLGGSGAGASSGGEHPEPPSL
- a CDS encoding hypothetical protein (EggNog:ENOG503PCNX; COG:S), producing the protein MLNLKTISAGLVAGAAFASAQCTIPTTPLSDDIPSHFRIQVQNASRPEVHNKYMNLFEAGGGDQHLFIGPVGEPTYDFTLVDGVVFNVRKNIRLVIGGEWSEIDHTTKLFSTARPDPDAIFQPTYACNPDTGLLQVELRFVQWEGEPLGGHICVRHSFDGSHEFRYDPPGNTLIDVNRECIKVTLVVLPTLDGGPSTTFSTVTVSSTSSSSSVVPPSSSSTSTLTSTSTSTAPTSTSTSGVLPYTDMTSLGWRYIGCAPEERWTTDGPFRTLSGALLGSDTMTNEACMAFCGANGWAYAGTEWRRECWCGNSYAPTRQPLTTLVSLAKCDYRCSGDSGQFCGGDAWLSLYAKCPTGGPCENAVFT